Proteins from a genomic interval of Phycisphaerae bacterium RAS1:
- the queE gene encoding 7-carboxy-7-deazaguanine synthase, which yields MRINEIFHSIQGEGIRTGLRCVFIRLTGCHLRCTYCDTEYSFFEGDWMTLDDVLSQVAVFECGAVEVTGGEPLLQPGVYPLLARLADDYETVMLETSGAILMDRVDPRVIRILDLKTPSSGEVERNEYRNIDLLTPRDEVKFVIGTRGDYEWARDQVRERNLLQRCPVLFSPVVGHGLADAGGLKLYRGRLDPAELAAWILADRLDVRFMYQLHKLIWPATQRGV from the coding sequence ATGCGCATCAACGAAATCTTCCACTCCATTCAGGGCGAGGGAATACGCACCGGCCTGCGCTGCGTGTTCATTCGCCTGACCGGCTGCCACCTGCGCTGTACCTATTGCGACACCGAGTATTCGTTCTTCGAAGGCGATTGGATGACGCTCGACGACGTGCTCAGCCAGGTCGCCGTGTTCGAGTGCGGCGCCGTCGAAGTGACCGGCGGCGAACCGTTGCTGCAGCCGGGCGTCTACCCGCTGCTGGCGCGGCTGGCGGACGATTACGAAACGGTCATGCTAGAAACGTCCGGCGCGATCTTGATGGACCGCGTCGATCCGCGCGTCATCCGGATTCTGGACTTGAAGACGCCCAGCAGCGGCGAAGTGGAGCGAAACGAGTATCGCAATATCGATCTGCTGACGCCGCGCGACGAAGTCAAGTTCGTCATCGGCACGCGCGGCGACTACGAGTGGGCCCGCGACCAGGTTCGGGAGCGAAACCTGCTGCAGCGCTGCCCCGTACTGTTCTCACCGGTGGTCGGCCACGGTCTGGCCGATGCCGGCGGGCTGAAGCTCTACCGCGGGCGCCTCGACCCGGCCGAACTGGCGGCGTGGATCCTGGCGGATCGGCTGGATGTTCGCTTCATGTACCAGCTTCACAAGCTGATCTGGCCGGCGACGCAGCGCGGCGTCTGA
- the btuB gene encoding Vitamin B12 transporter BtuB precursor: MTQHAPPRRPHLAWLATCATLCAVTAPRSPAAAPSQTASQPAVKEPHAAVNNDDDVDLLDLDVPVVVTAARHEQPITGVPYAVSVITAEDIRRAGARSVPDALRLVPGVDVADLGYGNAAVSPRGFHGFLSRQVLVLVDGRQIFDSFFGGTLWGSWPILLEDVDRIEVIRGPAGVTWGANAVNGVINIITKDPKDQQGVTVAVGGGTQATHREYAGAAWADDRFKLRLSSEYERSRGFGDGGTFLLRPDDAYIAARGSLHLVYKATPVDTLTLSAGSSTVDSGFPRSVQGGLFGSRRDESQGNFVLGRWEHTLEPDNAVEWTVYVNDSFVSPGLRAVDYRYQQYALQVSHRFKPTDRHAVTWGFDSRGDVFDGTNADPFMSTREYASSGIFGLYAEDAWQFAPRWTLNLGARVDYDTYGGFQPSGRAALSHELDERSSIYGAVARAFQTAPVGVRFVDVPFLDGLARATSNQEVDAQTLIAYELGYRTRLLERLDAHVNLFWNEYSDLTTLSPRLGPPGLINLYEDNRAEAGMYGAEVETRYNINKQWTLLAHYTYQQLGWASSARIQEKDMISPPKHKFMLGPRWSPRDDLHFSGQAHWVDAVDAPNPLNPFVSRQIPPYWRVDLRAEYEFWDKRASLAVGVRNLLDDHHPEGATQFLNNVESPRVIYAEMRIRFK, encoded by the coding sequence ATGACGCAACACGCACCGCCACGGCGACCGCACCTGGCATGGCTGGCGACTTGTGCGACGTTGTGCGCAGTGACCGCGCCGCGCTCACCGGCTGCCGCGCCATCGCAGACCGCGTCGCAACCCGCCGTGAAGGAACCGCACGCCGCAGTCAACAACGACGACGACGTGGACCTGCTGGACCTGGACGTGCCGGTCGTGGTCACCGCCGCGCGGCATGAGCAGCCGATCACCGGCGTGCCTTACGCCGTCAGCGTGATCACGGCCGAGGACATTCGTCGCGCCGGAGCGCGCTCCGTTCCGGACGCACTGCGGCTCGTGCCCGGCGTGGACGTCGCGGACCTGGGCTACGGCAACGCGGCCGTTTCCCCCCGCGGGTTTCACGGCTTTCTGTCGCGTCAGGTGCTCGTTCTGGTCGATGGCCGCCAGATCTTCGACAGCTTTTTCGGCGGGACGCTCTGGGGAAGCTGGCCGATCCTGTTGGAAGACGTGGATCGGATTGAGGTTATTCGCGGTCCGGCGGGCGTGACCTGGGGCGCGAACGCCGTCAATGGCGTGATCAACATCATCACGAAGGATCCCAAGGATCAGCAGGGCGTCACCGTCGCAGTGGGCGGCGGAACGCAGGCGACGCACCGCGAGTACGCCGGCGCGGCGTGGGCCGACGACAGGTTCAAGCTACGCCTCTCCTCGGAATACGAGCGAAGCCGCGGGTTTGGCGACGGTGGGACGTTTCTTCTCAGGCCCGACGATGCTTACATCGCGGCGCGCGGCTCCCTGCACCTGGTCTACAAGGCGACTCCGGTCGACACGCTTACGCTGTCGGCCGGCAGCAGCACGGTCGACAGCGGTTTCCCGCGCTCGGTTCAGGGGGGGCTTTTCGGATCGCGGCGGGACGAGTCCCAGGGCAATTTCGTGCTTGGGCGTTGGGAACACACGCTGGAGCCGGACAACGCCGTCGAATGGACGGTGTACGTCAACGATTCCTTCGTCTCTCCGGGGCTGCGCGCCGTCGACTACCGCTACCAACAGTACGCCCTGCAGGTCAGTCACAGGTTTAAGCCGACCGACCGGCACGCGGTCACCTGGGGGTTCGATTCGCGCGGCGACGTGTTCGACGGCACAAACGCCGACCCGTTCATGTCGACGCGTGAGTATGCATCCAGCGGCATCTTCGGCCTGTACGCCGAGGACGCCTGGCAGTTTGCGCCGCGCTGGACGCTGAATCTCGGCGCGCGCGTCGACTACGACACGTACGGGGGTTTTCAGCCCAGCGGGCGCGCGGCGCTCTCGCATGAGCTCGACGAACGCTCGTCGATCTACGGCGCCGTGGCGCGGGCGTTCCAGACCGCGCCGGTTGGCGTGCGCTTTGTGGATGTGCCGTTCCTGGACGGTCTGGCGCGGGCCACGTCCAACCAGGAGGTCGATGCGCAGACGCTCATCGCCTACGAGTTGGGCTATCGCACGCGCCTGCTGGAGCGGCTCGACGCGCACGTTAATCTGTTCTGGAACGAGTACTCCGACCTGACGACGCTCAGCCCGCGCCTCGGGCCGCCGGGACTGATCAACCTGTACGAAGACAACCGCGCCGAAGCCGGGATGTACGGAGCCGAAGTGGAGACGCGCTACAACATCAATAAGCAGTGGACGCTGCTGGCGCACTATACGTATCAGCAGCTCGGCTGGGCATCCTCGGCGCGCATCCAGGAAAAAGACATGATTTCTCCGCCGAAACACAAGTTCATGCTCGGGCCGCGCTGGAGCCCGCGCGACGATTTGCATTTCTCAGGTCAGGCGCATTGGGTGGACGCGGTCGACGCCCCGAACCCCCTGAACCCGTTCGTGTCCCGGCAGATTCCGCCCTACTGGCGCGTCGACCTGCGGGCCGAATACGAATTCTGGGACAAGCGCGCGTCGCTGGCCGTCGGCGTAAGAAACCTGCTCGACGATCATCATCCGGAAGGCGCGACGCAGTTCCTGAACAACGTCGAATCGCCGCGAGTGATCTACGCCGAGATGCGAATTCGCTTCAAGTAG
- the rpfC_2 gene encoding Sensory/regulatory protein RpfC, producing MLNVGLRGRSIGLCVLLLAGTTFLVGAALIRQTHEQALRAFSQHAHAYSDAIADAIEPAVLLSQEAEVGRILGMAGQDESVSCARVCDASGVTLYSDVDPGEAGCERPPACFAARPMARDAVLQYPTDSSLLVLVPLWQTSNDVEAGLESDRPAAQHEPIAFLALTFSKAHLLRDIQARIRTAIAALAGVLAVAIVLTVLAVQRLLRPLRDLMRAVQRISEGDLSTRAPEAAPAEIGELARAFNHMANRVQQSYAAIEQRVAERTVELVRANRAKTDFLANMSHEIRTPMTAIVGFSEQLLDASLPEAERREAADILRRNGEHLLQLINNILDLSKIDAGEMRIERLVCHPRQIIDDVHRLFADRARARALNFRAECDEAVPTCVLTDPTRLRQILINLAANAVKFTEHGDVRLKARFVPGGAGADARMEFQISDTGIGMSDEQLARIFQPFTQADESMSRRFGGTGLGLTICRRLARALGGDVVVQSRLGEGSTFTVTIDAEPCEQPAQPEPPPHAAGRQGGAPTAVPGPSALQGRRILVAEDGVDNQRLIAAMLRKAGAEVVLVENGQAAIDAANVATSTNAPFDTILMDMQMPIMDGYTATAMLRSRGYERRIVALTAHAMAGDEQRCLDAGCDAYLTKPIDRKKLVDTVLDGARRVRTHTAVLAEAGVG from the coding sequence ATGCTGAATGTCGGCCTGCGCGGGCGCTCGATCGGCCTTTGCGTGTTGCTGCTGGCCGGCACGACGTTTCTGGTCGGGGCCGCGCTCATTCGCCAGACGCACGAGCAGGCGTTGCGGGCGTTCTCGCAGCACGCGCACGCATACTCCGATGCCATCGCCGACGCCATCGAGCCGGCAGTCCTGCTGAGCCAGGAAGCGGAGGTGGGGCGTATCCTGGGAATGGCGGGGCAGGATGAATCGGTGAGTTGCGCGCGGGTGTGCGATGCGTCCGGTGTGACGCTGTATTCGGACGTCGATCCGGGGGAGGCCGGATGCGAACGCCCGCCGGCCTGCTTTGCGGCGCGGCCCATGGCGCGCGATGCCGTGCTGCAATACCCAACCGATTCAAGCCTGCTCGTACTGGTTCCGCTCTGGCAGACATCAAACGACGTGGAGGCGGGCCTCGAATCCGATCGGCCCGCGGCACAACACGAACCGATCGCGTTTCTGGCGCTGACGTTCAGCAAGGCGCACCTGCTGCGCGATATCCAGGCGCGCATCCGGACCGCGATCGCCGCCCTGGCCGGCGTGCTGGCCGTGGCCATCGTGCTGACCGTCCTCGCCGTGCAACGGCTGCTGCGCCCGCTGCGTGACCTGATGCGGGCGGTGCAGCGGATTTCGGAAGGCGATCTCTCCACGCGGGCGCCAGAAGCCGCTCCGGCCGAGATCGGCGAACTGGCCCGCGCCTTCAACCACATGGCGAACCGGGTGCAGCAGTCCTACGCGGCCATCGAGCAGCGCGTCGCGGAACGAACCGTCGAGCTGGTGCGGGCCAACCGCGCGAAGACCGACTTCCTGGCGAACATGAGCCACGAGATCCGCACCCCCATGACGGCCATCGTCGGATTCTCCGAGCAGTTGCTGGACGCAAGCCTGCCCGAGGCCGAACGACGCGAAGCGGCTGACATCCTCCGCCGCAACGGCGAGCACCTCCTGCAACTCATCAACAACATCCTGGACCTGTCCAAGATCGACGCCGGCGAGATGCGCATCGAGCGCCTCGTTTGCCACCCGCGGCAGATCATCGACGACGTTCATCGCCTCTTTGCTGACCGGGCCCGCGCCCGGGCGCTCAACTTCCGGGCCGAATGCGATGAGGCCGTGCCGACGTGCGTTCTGACCGACCCGACCCGGCTGCGCCAGATTCTGATCAATCTCGCGGCGAATGCGGTGAAATTCACCGAGCACGGCGACGTCCGGCTGAAAGCGAGGTTTGTTCCCGGCGGAGCCGGCGCGGACGCGCGAATGGAGTTTCAGATCAGCGACACGGGCATCGGTATGAGCGACGAGCAACTGGCGCGCATTTTTCAGCCGTTCACCCAGGCGGACGAGAGCATGTCCCGTCGATTCGGCGGAACCGGCCTGGGATTGACGATTTGCCGGCGTCTGGCCCGGGCTCTCGGCGGCGACGTCGTCGTGCAAAGCCGACTGGGCGAAGGATCGACGTTTACGGTGACGATCGATGCCGAGCCGTGCGAGCAGCCCGCGCAGCCCGAGCCGCCGCCGCACGCGGCCGGTCGGCAGGGTGGTGCGCCGACGGCCGTCCCCGGTCCTTCCGCCCTTCAGGGGCGGCGCATTCTGGTGGCGGAGGACGGCGTCGACAACCAGCGGCTGATCGCCGCGATGCTCCGCAAGGCCGGCGCCGAGGTCGTGCTCGTCGAAAACGGACAGGCGGCCATCGACGCGGCGAATGTCGCGACGTCGACTAATGCGCCGTTCGACACGATCCTGATGGACATGCAGATGCCCATCATGGACGGATACACGGCGACCGCGATGCTGCGAAGCCGCGGCTACGAGCGGCGCATCGTCGCGCTCACCGCACACGCCATGGCCGGCGACGAGCAGCGCTGCCTCGACGCCGGATGCGACGCCTACCTGACCAAGCCCATCGACCGCAAGAAGCTCGTGGACACGGTTCTCGACGGCGCGCGGCGCGTCCGGACGCACACCGCCGTGCTGGCGGAAGCCGGCGTCGGTTGA
- a CDS encoding ABC transporter substrate binding protein → MSPAARPTAAPPCRPRPLRRPVRAIIGIALLLLGAATGVFAGDADAPRALVLFPEKDVYREAADEILRYLRQHGDRVESIPLPAGDGDAQQRALERCRAERPALIITGGTALTADALREIPDVNVLFFMVPNAADAPFLEASGPHRNRVAGVSSDVAPSEQIEWVRHSAPRTRRLTLFYSERTRRTAEALDAAVRAAGVESVLVAARVDRFAEATDAAVHNGSDGVIMIPDSQIYNAASIQHLLLWGVREKRPVWAFSDKAVKAGAFAGIYADAGGVGRRCGELAVQMLAGKPPAEIGVVDCHTPQRAVNLHTAALIGISADDARRVPNVEVFGDKP, encoded by the coding sequence GTGTCGCCCGCTGCCCGTCCCACCGCCGCGCCGCCTTGTCGACCGCGACCACTCCGACGGCCTGTCCGCGCGATCATCGGAATCGCGCTGCTGCTGCTGGGGGCCGCGACCGGCGTGTTCGCAGGCGACGCCGATGCCCCGCGCGCGCTCGTCCTCTTCCCCGAAAAGGACGTCTATCGCGAGGCCGCCGACGAAATCCTCCGGTATTTGCGGCAACACGGCGATCGCGTCGAGTCGATTCCGCTTCCCGCAGGGGATGGGGACGCGCAGCAACGGGCCTTGGAGCGCTGCCGCGCCGAGCGTCCGGCGCTGATCATCACCGGCGGAACCGCCCTGACCGCCGACGCGCTCCGGGAAATCCCCGACGTCAACGTCCTCTTCTTCATGGTCCCCAATGCCGCCGACGCGCCGTTTCTGGAGGCGTCCGGCCCGCACCGCAACCGAGTCGCCGGCGTCTCCAGCGACGTCGCGCCGTCCGAGCAGATCGAGTGGGTGCGGCACAGCGCGCCGCGGACGCGCCGCCTGACCCTGTTCTACAGCGAGCGCACACGTCGCACCGCCGAGGCGCTGGACGCAGCGGTCCGCGCAGCGGGTGTGGAGTCGGTCCTGGTCGCCGCCCGCGTCGATCGATTCGCCGAAGCCACCGACGCGGCGGTGCACAACGGTTCAGACGGCGTGATCATGATTCCCGACTCGCAGATCTACAACGCGGCCAGCATTCAGCATCTGCTTTTGTGGGGCGTGCGCGAGAAGCGGCCGGTGTGGGCGTTTTCAGACAAGGCCGTCAAGGCCGGCGCGTTTGCCGGGATCTACGCCGACGCCGGCGGCGTCGGGCGCCGTTGCGGCGAGCTCGCCGTCCAAATGCTGGCCGGGAAACCGCCGGCCGAGATCGGCGTCGTTGACTGCCACACCCCGCAGCGCGCCGTCAACCTGCACACGGCGGCGTTGATCGGTATTTCAGCCGACGACGCCCGCCGCGTTCCAAACGTCGAAGTGTTCGGAGACAAGCCATGA
- a CDS encoding hypothetical protein (Transcription termination/antitermination protein NusA): protein MSQDLIRIIDSICRDKNIDRDSFIADLEGAMASAIRKAYTEETDAQVKIDMISGTITATRDGIPISVTELGRIAAQTAKQVIIQKTRERERVSIFEEFTDKRGSIVTGTVTRVENGNLIVNIGRTDGFLPRSEQIPGETHQVGQRMRALILEVRELPNQVKVILSRSHPEFILRMFEIEVPEVAERVIELKALAREAGYRTKVAVSSIDSKVDAVGACVGVRGSRIKNIVEELGGEKIDIVRWNESSQILIQNALKPAEVQEIALCFELGKATVVVAEDQLSLAIGKRGQNVRLAARLTGWDIDILTPEEYNKNLELLERTIRAVEGGDELLVDKLVAFGCISVNDVDEIGPDPLINEMEMTREMADKIVEACGEESIRIEEEKEAADKLKRERIAMGLPAEEPPPPATENPPVAAGDETASATETPADVGDAVGAEANAETAAPEEQRDLASEPAAQA, encoded by the coding sequence GTGAGCCAGGACCTGATCCGCATCATCGACAGCATTTGCCGCGACAAGAATATTGACCGCGACTCGTTTATCGCCGACCTGGAAGGGGCGATGGCCAGCGCGATCCGCAAGGCCTATACCGAAGAGACCGACGCCCAGGTCAAGATCGACATGATCAGCGGGACCATCACCGCCACGCGCGACGGCATCCCCATCAGCGTCACCGAACTCGGCCGCATCGCCGCCCAGACCGCCAAGCAGGTCATCATTCAGAAGACGCGCGAGCGCGAGCGCGTCAGCATCTTTGAGGAATTCACGGACAAGCGCGGCTCGATCGTCACCGGCACCGTCACGCGCGTCGAAAACGGCAACCTGATCGTCAACATCGGCCGCACCGACGGCTTCCTGCCGCGCAGCGAGCAGATACCGGGCGAAACGCACCAGGTCGGGCAGCGCATGCGGGCCCTGATTCTGGAAGTGCGCGAACTGCCCAACCAGGTGAAGGTGATCCTGTCCCGCTCGCACCCCGAGTTCATTCTGCGCATGTTCGAGATCGAGGTGCCCGAGGTCGCCGAGCGCGTCATTGAGCTGAAGGCCCTGGCGCGCGAGGCCGGCTACCGCACCAAGGTCGCCGTCAGCAGCATCGACTCCAAGGTCGACGCGGTCGGCGCCTGCGTCGGCGTCCGCGGCAGCCGCATCAAGAACATCGTCGAGGAGCTGGGCGGCGAGAAGATCGACATCGTCCGCTGGAACGAGTCTTCGCAGATTCTCATTCAGAACGCGCTCAAGCCGGCTGAAGTGCAGGAAATCGCGCTGTGCTTCGAGCTGGGCAAGGCGACCGTGGTCGTCGCCGAGGACCAGCTCTCGCTGGCGATCGGCAAGCGCGGCCAGAACGTGCGCCTGGCGGCCCGGCTCACCGGCTGGGACATCGATATCCTCACGCCCGAGGAATACAACAAGAACCTCGAGCTGCTCGAACGCACCATCCGCGCCGTCGAGGGCGGCGACGAGCTGCTGGTGGACAAGCTGGTCGCCTTCGGCTGCATCTCGGTTAACGACGTCGACGAGATCGGCCCGGACCCGCTCATTAATGAAATGGAAATGACCCGGGAGATGGCGGACAAGATCGTCGAGGCCTGCGGCGAGGAATCGATCCGCATCGAAGAGGAAAAGGAAGCCGCCGATAAGCTCAAGCGCGAGCGAATCGCGATGGGTCTGCCGGCTGAAGAACCGCCGCCACCCGCGACTGAGAACCCACCGGTTGCCGCCGGCGACGAAACCGCATCGGCGACGGAGACGCCTGCCGACGTCGGCGATGCCGTTGGCGCGGAGGCGAACGCCGAGACGGCGGCCCCCGAAGAGCAGCGCGACCTGGCCAGCGAACCCGCGGCGCAGGCCTGA
- a CDS encoding DinB family protein — MSSSRANVPGPWLTIRTLFAHHDWARDKLLSVAATLSDAQLDAGVAMGLGSLRDTLHHLWAAEAVWLERWKHVPQARLAEHSPRLPVDELGQRWRATSRERDDLLQALDDAAIQQPLTYSHPDGNSYSQRLGDQMMHVCNHAVHHRAQALNMLRRCGAATPGLDFLFMKLEQPPFLRSAPLDAASLRRYFAYTDWADAKIFDAAGSLPNDALSQSFEIGHGSIGRTLAHMLDTHRWWCENWHTPDGAVRDFHPSDAASSLREFRELFARTAARRDDSLRGCSNADLQRRVRARRGDERTLEFALGETMLQLCLHGTHHRAQLANMLRQHHVAPPRLDLVLWSREVES; from the coding sequence ATGTCCTCCAGCCGCGCGAACGTCCCTGGTCCCTGGCTCACCATCCGCACGTTGTTCGCGCACCACGACTGGGCCCGTGACAAGCTTCTTTCGGTGGCCGCGACGCTGAGCGACGCACAGCTCGACGCCGGCGTGGCCATGGGCCTGGGCAGCCTGCGCGACACGCTGCACCATTTGTGGGCGGCTGAAGCGGTATGGCTCGAACGCTGGAAACACGTGCCGCAAGCGCGACTGGCGGAGCACAGCCCGCGGCTCCCGGTCGATGAGCTCGGGCAGCGCTGGCGAGCCACCAGCCGTGAGCGTGACGACCTTCTCCAGGCGCTCGACGACGCCGCCATCCAGCAGCCGCTGACCTACTCGCACCCGGACGGGAATTCCTACTCGCAGCGTCTCGGCGATCAGATGATGCACGTCTGCAACCACGCGGTGCACCATCGGGCGCAGGCGCTGAACATGCTCCGTCGCTGTGGCGCCGCAACGCCCGGTTTGGATTTCCTCTTCATGAAGCTGGAGCAGCCCCCGTTCCTCAGATCCGCCCCGCTCGACGCCGCCTCGCTGCGGCGCTACTTCGCGTATACCGACTGGGCGGACGCAAAGATATTCGATGCCGCAGGGTCGCTGCCGAATGACGCGCTGAGCCAGTCCTTCGAGATCGGACACGGCAGCATCGGCCGCACGCTGGCGCACATGCTCGACACGCACCGCTGGTGGTGCGAGAACTGGCACACGCCGGATGGCGCGGTGCGCGACTTCCACCCATCTGACGCGGCTTCGTCGCTGCGGGAATTCCGCGAGCTGTTCGCCCGGACGGCGGCGCGGCGTGATGACTCCCTACGCGGCTGCTCGAACGCCGATCTTCAACGTCGCGTTCGGGCGCGGCGCGGCGACGAGCGGACACTGGAATTTGCACTGGGGGAGACGATGCTTCAACTCTGCCTGCACGGCACGCACCACCGCGCGCAGCTCGCCAATATGCTGCGGCAGCATCACGTCGCGCCGCCGCGGCTGGACCTGGTGCTCTGGAGCCGGGAAGTCGAAAGCTAG